Proteins from a genomic interval of Aerosakkonema funiforme FACHB-1375:
- a CDS encoding DNA polymerase III subunit delta': MNAFERLVGQSQAVELLGQAIAQNRIAPGYLFVGPDGVGRSLAAKCFTEELFYGTEAKQKSTIQKRLQLSNHPDLLWVEPTYLHNGVRLSAAEAAEKGVKRKAPPQIRLEQVREIAQFLSRPPLEASRSLIVIEQAETMAEGAANALLKTLEEPGQATIILIAPAIESLLPTLVSRCQRIPFYRLDSSGVEIVLRRNKYSEILQHPEVLELAGGSPGEAIASWQQLQAISPELLTAVKQIPKTLRQALELARDIDKSLDTEAQLWLVDYLQHCYWKQFLKGQIRESPLEKLEKAKRCLLSYAQPRLVWEVTLMGMCQSATL, encoded by the coding sequence ATGAATGCTTTTGAAAGGCTCGTAGGCCAAAGTCAGGCAGTAGAGTTGCTTGGGCAGGCGATCGCTCAAAATCGCATCGCCCCAGGTTATCTGTTTGTTGGCCCCGATGGCGTCGGTCGCAGTTTGGCAGCAAAGTGCTTTACAGAAGAGTTGTTTTATGGTACAGAAGCTAAGCAAAAATCAACTATACAAAAACGCCTACAGCTGAGCAATCACCCCGATTTATTGTGGGTCGAGCCGACATATCTGCACAACGGAGTCAGATTGTCGGCGGCGGAAGCTGCCGAAAAAGGAGTGAAGCGCAAGGCACCTCCCCAAATTCGGCTAGAACAGGTGCGGGAAATAGCCCAGTTTTTGAGTCGTCCGCCTCTGGAGGCATCGCGATCGCTCATCGTCATCGAACAAGCAGAAACGATGGCCGAAGGGGCTGCAAACGCTTTGCTGAAGACGCTGGAAGAACCCGGCCAAGCCACTATAATTTTAATTGCTCCGGCGATCGAATCTTTATTGCCGACCCTGGTATCCCGCTGTCAGCGCATACCCTTTTATCGCCTCGACTCAAGTGGGGTAGAGATAGTGCTGCGGCGGAATAAATATAGCGAAATTTTGCAGCATCCAGAGGTATTGGAGTTAGCGGGAGGAAGTCCGGGGGAAGCGATCGCATCTTGGCAGCAATTACAAGCAATTTCCCCAGAATTATTGACAGCAGTAAAGCAAATTCCCAAAACACTTCGTCAAGCATTAGAACTCGCTCGCGACATCGATAAATCCCTCGATACAGAAGCGCAATTATGGTTAGTAGATTACTTACAACATTGTTATTGGAAACAATTTTTAAAAGGGCAAATTCGCGAATCGCCCTTAGAAAAATTGGAAAAAGCGAAACGGTGTTTGCTCAGTTACGCTCAACCGCGATTAGTTTGGGAAGTAACCCTGATGGGAATGTGTCAAAGCGCAACTTTGTAG
- a CDS encoding FHA domain-containing protein, with protein MPLPQDQNHLLIVEDDKGRKEFILTKAVYSIGRDPTCNIRLYSQFVSRRHATLLQMPKQDGTYYYRIVDGDGKGRASANGLIINSRKLPAHDLKNEDEVVFGPQVRAIYYQLKRETIPSGPLDEFDITLINPGSMFDDEPEE; from the coding sequence ATGCCTTTACCACAGGATCAAAATCATCTACTCATTGTTGAGGACGATAAAGGGCGCAAGGAGTTTATACTCACTAAGGCTGTATATTCGATCGGTCGCGATCCGACTTGTAATATCCGCCTATACTCCCAGTTTGTCTCTCGTCGTCATGCAACTTTGCTACAGATGCCCAAACAAGATGGAACATACTACTATCGCATTGTTGATGGCGATGGCAAAGGCAGAGCTAGTGCTAACGGACTGATCATCAACTCTCGCAAGCTTCCAGCTCACGACCTCAAAAATGAAGATGAAGTTGTATTTGGCCCGCAGGTGCGAGCTATATACTATCAGCTCAAACGAGAGACTATCCCATCTGGGCCGCTAGATGAGTTTGATATCACCCTGATTAACCCCGGTAGTATGTTTGACGATGAGCCAGAGGAGTAA
- a CDS encoding quinone-dependent dihydroorotate dehydrogenase — MDIYQLGLRPLLFNVLKSDPEWLHQQSIQFLSWLDRNAYRFPVTGLRDQLQRSFCLADTRLEQKLLPSEKFSPQLFPNPIGLAAGFDKNGVASGIWSTFGFGFAELGTVTLLAQPGNPRPRLFRLPADKAALNRMGFNNNGAEEMSGRLRAIWQGRPRPMPIGINLGKSKVTPLSDAASDYVESFRLLKEWGDYFVVNVSSPNTPGLRSLQDAPLLSGILSALQQENQGYKPILVKIAPDLEWDAIANVLAVASTHRLAGIIATNTTISRDKLQTEVIDETGKSVREEEGGISGAPLRDRSTEVIKFIWRETKGQLPIIGVGGIFTAEDAWVKITAGACLIQTYTGWIYEGPWMVRRILEGLLKKLDERGLSNISEAVGLEE; from the coding sequence TTGGATATTTATCAACTTGGTTTACGTCCTCTTTTGTTTAATGTTCTCAAGAGCGATCCGGAATGGTTGCATCAGCAAAGCATTCAATTTTTGAGTTGGTTAGATCGTAATGCTTATCGCTTCCCTGTAACCGGGTTGCGAGACCAACTTCAGCGATCTTTTTGCTTGGCGGATACCCGTTTGGAACAAAAACTCCTACCCAGCGAAAAGTTTTCCCCCCAGCTGTTCCCAAATCCGATCGGATTGGCAGCTGGCTTTGATAAGAACGGCGTAGCTTCTGGCATTTGGTCTACTTTTGGTTTTGGCTTTGCTGAATTGGGTACTGTAACTTTACTGGCACAGCCTGGGAACCCGCGTCCCCGCTTGTTTCGATTGCCTGCTGACAAAGCAGCTCTAAACCGTATGGGTTTTAATAACAACGGTGCAGAAGAAATGAGTGGCAGGCTACGCGCCATTTGGCAGGGGCGTCCCCGACCGATGCCAATAGGAATTAATCTAGGTAAATCTAAGGTAACACCCTTATCTGACGCTGCATCTGATTATGTGGAAAGTTTTCGCCTTCTCAAAGAGTGGGGCGATTATTTTGTCGTAAATGTCTCCTCACCGAATACCCCAGGCTTGCGATCGCTCCAAGATGCACCTCTGTTGAGCGGGATTTTGTCGGCTTTGCAGCAAGAAAATCAAGGGTATAAACCAATTTTAGTCAAGATTGCACCCGACTTGGAGTGGGATGCGATCGCCAATGTTTTGGCAGTAGCCTCGACGCATCGGCTGGCAGGTATTATTGCCACCAATACCACAATTAGTCGCGACAAACTCCAAACTGAGGTAATTGACGAAACGGGTAAGTCTGTGCGGGAAGAAGAGGGTGGCATTAGCGGTGCGCCGCTGAGGGATCGTTCAACCGAGGTAATTAAGTTTATTTGGCGGGAAACAAAAGGGCAATTGCCAATTATTGGTGTAGGAGGTATTTTTACTGCTGAGGATGCTTGGGTAAAGATTACTGCTGGTGCTTGTTTGATTCAAACTTACACAGGTTGGATTTATGAGGGACCGTGGATGGTGCGGCGGATTTTAGAAGGATTGTTGAAAAAGTTGGATGAACGGGGTTTGTCTAATATTTCTGAGGCGGTTGGTTTGGAGGAGTAG
- a CDS encoding AAA family ATPase has product MLNIDWNTILDKIPPNAGEPDVEDKFVKPLLAALGFSDDEWVQQFATGKGEEDFAARKNDGNDRFSFSKINPYLLFEVKGIVAGNTVINLSETSPKYKQTKEQLKKYLLAPNCQTAQWGIITNSIYIQLFRRHGKVVIPATRIFFIDKSNINEIVNYIRLLIANPPKALTVCIYNDKGGVGKTTTAINLAAILAKNKKKVLVVDFDPQQADLTESLGLEEGKVKLSNCLAERTLNVRDTIRTFKLVDKSRKEVKVFDFIPSDSGLAKIKTIKTVFSL; this is encoded by the coding sequence ATGCTAAATATAGATTGGAATACTATTTTAGACAAAATCCCACCAAATGCGGGCGAGCCTGATGTCGAGGATAAATTTGTAAAACCTCTTCTAGCAGCACTGGGATTTAGCGATGACGAATGGGTGCAACAGTTTGCTACAGGCAAGGGAGAAGAAGATTTTGCAGCTCGTAAGAATGACGGTAATGATAGGTTTTCCTTTTCTAAAATAAATCCTTATCTGCTTTTTGAAGTAAAGGGAATAGTCGCTGGAAATACGGTTATTAACCTATCTGAAACCAGTCCGAAATACAAACAAACTAAGGAACAGCTAAAAAAGTATTTGCTTGCCCCCAACTGTCAAACTGCACAGTGGGGGATTATTACTAATTCAATTTATATACAGCTTTTTCGTCGGCATGGAAAGGTTGTCATTCCTGCAACTCGTATTTTTTTTATTGATAAAAGCAATATTAATGAAATAGTTAATTATATCCGGTTATTGATTGCAAATCCACCGAAAGCTTTAACTGTTTGTATATATAATGACAAGGGAGGCGTGGGCAAAACAACAACAGCTATTAATTTGGCAGCTATCTTAGCGAAAAATAAAAAGAAAGTTTTAGTAGTAGACTTTGACCCACAACAAGCGGATTTAACTGAATCTTTAGGGCTAGAAGAAGGAAAGGTAAAATTATCTAATTGCCTAGCAGAAAGAACTTTGAATGTTCGAGATACAATCCGGACATTTAAACTGGTAGACAAGTCAAGAAAAGAAGTTAAAGTATTTGACTTTATTCCGTCAGATTCAGGATTAGCCAAAATAAAAACGATAAAAACAGTATTTAGCCTGTAA